The following DNA comes from Triticum aestivum cultivar Chinese Spring chromosome 3D, IWGSC CS RefSeq v2.1, whole genome shotgun sequence.
CAATGCTTAAATGATATAGATGTCAATGATGTTTAAAATTTGAGCACACTAATTATGCCAGACTGCACAgtcatgtggtggtggtggacaaTAAAATTGATTGATTCTGCCAAGTACAAGTTGAGGCCATTTGACTTTCAGCTGGCATGTTTCATGCATAAGGAACAAGATTCACTAACCATGGGCTTCAAAATAGACTATACTGGGATCACAAACACGTCTTCAAGGAAGAAATGGTCAAATGGATCAAAACTTTTCTTTCTCTTTCTGTAGTATCATGTACATTTGTACAGTATAGTGTATACATATGGCAAAATTGTATGAAGATCAGCTATTCCTTAAAAGGCGGATGCCGATCGGAGGGCGCCAAAAATGACTTGGGAATATCTATGAGCTAAGGATGTTGAGTAGAGAAACTCTGCTCTGGACTAATTTCCTGAACAGATGTCCTGCTCCACTCTCAAGATCTCCGATACTGCACTCTAACTCCGACAAGTGTTCCTCCTTACAAACAACCGCCTTCTTCTTGTGAAATTCCTTGGAAACAAGAGACTGTTTAGGCATTTCGATTTGCTTCGACAATAGATGGAGTGTGCACTCCAGGAGAGAGGCAGAGACCTCCCTGGCCGCCTTAGCCAATAGCATGACTATCTTGCAGTGTGCAGGActcttcttcgtgttcttcttgagaagattcttggccttcttcaccaaGCGGGTGTAAGATTGGATCTTGGCTTGAGTAGCTGCATCATCACCTTTCCTTAGAGCCACTTGCAACTCTTGGATGATGGCCTTCATCTCGACGAAGATCTCTTGCATGGTGCTGCAAAGATCTAGCAGCTCAAGAGAACCTTCCATTTCTCCATCCAACATGCTCCTCTGCTGGGAGGAGCAAACTTGGTTGCTTGGTAGGCAGATGATCTCTTCAAGACCATCGTAGATGTTTGGAAGAGTCCTGAGACCATCGCACATCGTGCTGATGGAATTAGAGGAAGAGATGCTTGCTTCTAGGCTCTGAAGCTCTAGCTCGACTTCGGTCTCACTGACGTGAGGCCTAGAAGGCAAACTGGTCGATCTTTGGTGGAAAGCCATTTCTGAGCTTGACAATTTTCTCTGCGATTTTGTTGTTGAGAGGAGAAAGAAAGAAGAGCTTCTGGTTTGATGTATCTACCATTCTGCTAACGCCTATTTATACAGAAGGTGTGTGTACAACTGTGCTGCAGCATCTGATTAGCAGACATGAAGAATCATGCCATTGCATTAGCCATGAGATCTGGCAGAAGCATAGAGATCCCAACACTAAAGTCGTCTCATGTTCACGCCGTCATGTTCCACTAATTGGCAGCAAGGACTAATTAAGAATGGTATAGTTTGATGATggatcttcacatagttgcatggtCAAGCCATCATTTTTAGTGGAATCTTGTCAGTTCAAGCCCTGAGAGTTTGTCCCCCATCTTGAAGGCAAGTTTATGCTGCTCTGCTGTCTTCTTATCGTTTCATACATTTATGAGCAAGTATATGGGCCTGTCGAAAGTGTCTTAATTATCAGGGGCAAACTCACACACGAGGACCAGTTTTTTGTGCTGGATGATCTAGACAGCTTGATCATGTGTGTGATGACTAGCTCTCTTCATGCTTTGCCGCTGGCATGCTGCAGCCGTGTCTTAGTTGTTAGTGGCAAACTCATCTGCACGAGGGTATCGACGTGTGGTTTCGTCTTGCTGGTGCAAGGAGTCATTGACTTCATACGCATGTTCCAGCGTTGTGCTATCTGGTTCTGCTACCAGCCGTTATCAGGGGCCAACCTTACACTCTTGACTCTTCATAACATCGCTGGCATGTTTCAGTTGCATGCTTGTAATTCTTCTAGTAATGCTAACAAATGTAGAGGTGTTCAAGTGCACAAACCTCTTTCTGGCCCAAAAATGCTTACGTTTTCTGTGAATAGATAAATCGTCGCCATTGAGTGAAAAGATTATAGTTGAAGAGGCAAATATGTTGGTAAACTTTCTCACAAATTCTTAGCTACAATGTAACAGGGGGAAGAAAGAAACAGAAGTATATTACCAAAGTCTATGTACCATGCCTTGATGAGGCAAAATATTTCCCTTTTACGGGAGAGATTTTATTGCTATTAATGTGTTAACATTAAGATATGCTATGTCAGAAATCTATCATGCTCAATCCAATATTTATCTCCCATTAAATACCAAATAAAATTATGCTGAAGATACcagcatttttttttcatttttggatATGGATTATTTTATTATTAGAACATTTTTACTTCATTTTTCCACTTGATCTATCCATCGTAATTAGCTATATCATTTTATCAGCAATGCAAACTTATCATATGAATAAGAATAACAAGGTAGATACATACCAAAATAATAACTGAGCATATGATGGCTAGGTCTGACGCATTTGATATCTAACCACTACACAGACAAGCTTTAATTTGATGTGTGTCTCTAGTTTTTCCAATGTTTTTGTACAATCCTGTTACCTTTTCGTCGTACTAACTGATTCTCGGGCATCGGCATCTTTACTTAGGTGATGTTTGAAATAACAAATAAGCATACAAAGAATCGGTTGTTCTTTGTgtatttttttctcgaaaagggTTCTCTGTGTGTTGGGAATCATTATATGGAAAGGAACAAAACTTTGCGCACTAGCAAGTTGAGGccaagtaccatgccttgatgaGGCAAAATATTTCCATTTTACAGTAGAGATTTTATTGTTGTTAGGTCGTCCTCCCGGGCGACACAGGGGGCGACTAGGGTTACGCCGCGCAGCCACTTCTAGCCCCTCATCTTCCTCGCCGCCACCAGAGGAGGCTGACGGGCAAGCCCGTGCGGCCgccggtgaaggtggcggcggggatttCGTCGCTCCAGTCTCCGCAAAGGGAATGGGGTTCCAGGGCCGCGGCCCTGCTTCGAGAGCCGACATCATCTTCGCGGCTGGCGGTGCTCATGGGAGAGGGTCGGTGTCCTCGGCGGCGACGGCAGGCGCGGTACATGGCCGGCGGTCTGCTCC
Coding sequences within:
- the LOC123075658 gene encoding uncharacterized protein — encoded protein: MAFHQRSTSLPSRPHVSETEVELELQSLEASISSSNSISTMCDGLRTLPNIYDGLEEIICLPSNQVCSSQQRSMLDGEMEGSLELLDLCSTMQEIFVEMKAIIQELQVALRKGDDAATQAKIQSYTRLVKKAKNLLKKNTKKSPAHCKIVMLLAKAAREVSASLLECTLHLLSKQIEMPKQSLVSKEFHKKKAVVCKEEHLSELECSIGDLESGAGHLFRKLVQSRVSLLNILSS